One Sander vitreus isolate 19-12246 chromosome 22, sanVit1, whole genome shotgun sequence DNA segment encodes these proteins:
- the amer2 gene encoding APC membrane recruitment protein 2 — translation MEVQSECVEPPVAPQCDPQPTGKINKAAFKLFGKRRTGSGMASFFSFRNKGSTNNGNNGNSDNGNSLNGNGSAASVELVRSKTHDGLMSSNSDADGQRGEGLAILEAGPVRSLSKSLSFFSLLRRGSFRSSENGGAGLVRRGRGLKGFFSSMRWRHKEKTNEGEGEEVERKTEKDGDIADSEKVKDITLTLEPPPHHHQVDCGNAEASPNPETLSTSVTMTPPQCVAMPWPSGEPDSPFPYTPTDSPLRPPIQKAKASISSLTPSLATPPLDRCSTGDPPSEPSVDRLCSLLFTDVTSLKSFDSLTGCGDIIADAEEEGPVGNGGSGTSSSSSGGGGGSVGAGVGRAVGITSAISRGSPTKPPLPSQLTQPMFSVSASSVPSSLPARARAPPPPQPHPAGSGVVAYMGGGEEMASPEGVDDADMQGLWHMLPSKGDSSPALPRSHQPASTTPTSTYPPRATSNPASSHLPSAHRSADRKVPQVKALGLSKIPVVGAAGGRAAKPPLPHTHGRHPTSPGEKEPLSDEGYWDTPSATPTATPDESGLQRNQKMALSRDSCSGDHLYDLYNDPEGEDEEQEGDEDLKSTPSPSTEYKLSPSSQTTPPSSSSSSSFQSMKGSTSLPRESKIPVSSRQTPPPHSVSQSALSSVLEAESPPPKIQAQPPPARTRIPVSKVPVRRSGNKPGSTTRGTAHKK, via the coding sequence ATGGAGGTGCAGTCGGAGTGTGTGGAGCCTCCTGTGGCCCCACAGTGTGACCCCCAGCCCACAGGGAAGATCAACAAAGCTGCCTTCAAACTCTTCGGAAAGCGGCGCACCGGATCTGGCATGGCCAGCTTCTTCTCCTTCAGGAACAAAGGGTCTACAAACAACGGGAACAACGGGAATTCTGACAATGGGAATTCTTTAAATGGAAACGGCTCAGCGGCATCGGTGGAGTTAGTTAGGAGCAAAACCCACGATGGACTAATGAGCTCTAACAGCGATGCTGatggacagagaggagaggggctTGCTATCCTGGAGGCGGGGCCGGTGAGGTCCCTCAGCAAATCGCTGAGTTTCTTTTCTCTACTTCGAAGAGGGAGTTTTAGATCTAGTGAAAATGGAGGGGCGGGGCTTGTCAGAAGAGGGAGGGGCCTAAAGGGCTTTTTTAGCAGCATGCGATGGAGACACAAGGAAAAAACAAATGAGGGagaaggggaggaggtggaACGAAAGACAGAGAAGGATGGAGATATTGCCGACTCTGAAAAGGTAAAGGATATAACTCTCACCCTTGAACCGCCTCCGCATCATCACCAAGTGGATTGTGGGAATGCAGAGGCATCACCTAACCCCGAGACTCTCAGTACTAGTGTTACCATGACACCCCCACAGTGTGTTGCCATGCCATGGCCATCTGGTGAGCCAGACTCCCCCTTTCCTTACACACCCACTGACTCGCCACTCCGCCCTCCCATCCAAAAAGCCAAAGCCTCAATTTCCAGCCTCACCCCCTCTCTCGCTACACCCCCTTTGGATCGTTGCAGCACAGGTGACCCACCCTCAGAACCTTCGGTGGATCgcctctgctctctcctctttaCTGACGTCACATCCCTCAAGAGCTTTGATTCACTGACAGGCTGTGGTGACATTATTGCTGACGCAGAGGAGGAGGGGCCAGTGGGTAATGGTGGCAGTGGCaccagcagtagcagcagtgggggaggaggggggagtgTGGGAGCAGGTGTTGGGAGAGCTGTTGGTATCACCAGTGCCATATCTCGGGGCTCCCCAACCAAACCCCCTCTACCTTCACAGCTGACTCAGCCCATGTTTTCGGTTTCTGCAAGCTCCGTGCCTTCTTCCCTCCCAGCCCGGGCCCGGGCGCCGCCTCCACCACAGCCGCACCCAGCCGGTAGTGGTGTGGTGGCCTACATGGGTGGAGGGGAAGAAATGGCAAGTCCAGAAGGTGTGGACGATGCAGACATGCAGGGGCTCTGGCACATGCTTCCCTCCAAAGGGGACAGCTCCCCTGCTTTGCCCCGATCACACCAACCTGCCTCAACCACCCCGACTTCAACTTATCCCCCACGTGCCACCTCCAACCCTGCCAGCAGCCACCTGCCCTCAGCGCACAGGAGCGCAGACCGAAAGGTACCCCAGGTGAAGGCGTTGGGGCTCAGTAAGATTCCTGTAGTTGGTGCAGCAGGAGGCCGGGCAGCTAAACCCCCCCTCCCTCACACACATGGCCGTCATCCCACATCACCTGGTGAAAAAGAGCCACTTAGTGATGAAGGTTACTGGGACACTCCCTCTGCAACGCCCACAGCAACACCTGATGAGAGCGGGCTGCAGCGAAACCAGAAGATGGCCCTATCACGTGACAGTTGCTCTGGAGACCACCTGTACGACCTGTACAATGATCCTGAAGGAGAGGATGAAGAGCAGGAGGGAGATGAAGATCTAAAAAGTACTCCCTCTCCATCCACTGAATACAAACTCAGCCCCAGCTCCCAAACaactcctccttcctcctcctcctcttcctccttccaaTCAATGAAAGGCAGCACCAGCCTTCCAAGGGAATCCAAGATCCCAGTAAGTAGCAGACAAACCCCACCTCCCCACTCTGTAAGCCAGTCAGCCCTCTCGTCTGTTCTAGAGGCTGAATCCCCTCCACCAAAGATCCAGGCTCAGCCTCCCCCAGCTCGCACCAGAATCCCTGTATCCAAGGTGCCCGTCCGTCGTTCTGGAAACAAACCTGGCAGCACAACCAGAGGAACTGCCCACAAGAAGTAG
- the LOC144536991 gene encoding beta-1,4-galactosyltransferase 1-like — MLKKLFSFLALFAFASLVCFLVVLFYSKDNTYLVFTMSYRMANNTHSQLIKELVPPETKAQNASPEETRTPPNTSKTLGPCPDTPPNLVGPLHVEFNFNRTLDDVRKEVGSILQEGGRYKPPDCIAQQKVAIIIAFRNRHEHLKHWLYYLHPILIRQQLDYRVYIINQDGEGVFNRAKLMNTGYVEALKDYDYECFVFSDIDLVPMNDRNLYRCFDNPRHLAVAMDKFNFQLPYNGYFGGVSSLSKDQYLKINGFPNSFWGWGGEDDDIYNRILHRGMSISRPDSVTGKYRMIKHERDLHNEPNPKNPGKLSQTRWTMDKDGINSLKYSVKDIVRDRLYTFITVDIEAPSS; from the exons atgctgaaaaaactCTTTAGCTTCCTGGCTCTTTTTGCTTTTGCTAGTTTGGTATGTTTtcttgtggttctattctacagcaaagacaacacttatCTTGTTTTTACAATGTCATATCGTATGGCAAACAACACACATTCCCAATTAATAAAAGAACTCGTTCCACCGGAgactaaagcccaaaatgccAGCCCAGAAGAGACACGGACGCCACCCAATACGAGCAAGACTTTGGGACCCTGCCCTGACACCCCTCCAAATCTTGTGGGTCCACTCCATGTGGAGTTTAATTTTAACCGGACTTTGGACGACGTGAGAAAGGAGGTTGGTTCTATTCTTCAGGAGGGTGGACGGTACAAGCCACCAGACTGTATTGCCCAACAAAAG GTGGCGATCATCATCGCATTCCGAAATCGGCATGAGCACCTGAAGCATTGGCTGTATTACCTCCATCCCATATTGATACGACAGCAGTTGGACTACAGAGTGTATATCATCAACCAGGATGGAGAGGGAGTGTTCAACCGGGCTAAACTGATGAACACAGGCTACGTCGAAGCACTGAAGGATTATGATTATGAGTGCTTTGTCTTCTCTGACATAGATCTGGTTCCTATGAATGACCGTAACCTCTATAGATGTTTTGACAATCCCAGACACTTGGCTGTGGCTATGGACAAATTTAACTTCCAATTACCCTATAACGGCTACTTTGGTGGGGTTTCTTCATTGTCTAAGGACCAATACTTGAAGATTAATGGCTTTCCGAACAGTTTCTGGGGCTGGGGTGGTGAGGACGACGATATCTATAACCGAATTCTTCACCGTGGAATGTCCATTTCTCGACCTGACTCGGTGACAGGAAAGTACAGGATGATCAAACATGAGAGAGACCTGCACAATGAGCCCAATCCAAAAAATCCTGGCAAATTAAGCCAAACCCGGTGGACCATGGATAAAGATGGCATTAATTCCCTTAAATACTCAGTCAAGGATATTGTGAGGGATAGACTGTACACTTTTATCACTGTGGATATTGAGGCTCCATCAAGCTGA